One Vitis riparia cultivar Riparia Gloire de Montpellier isolate 1030 chromosome 4, EGFV_Vit.rip_1.0, whole genome shotgun sequence genomic window carries:
- the LOC117913680 gene encoding ALA-interacting subunit 3-like — protein sequence MDPNGGSSSAGAADGASDPAAARRRHSKKPKYSRFTQQELPACKPILTPGWVISSFIFVGIIFIPIGLASLFASERVVEIVHRYDTDCVPASYRNDMLAYIQSNETNKTCTRTFLVPKQMKSPVYIYYQLDNFYQNHRRYVKSRSDKQLRSRASENDTSSCDPEDVTANKSAIVPCGLIAWSLFNDTYGFSVNNTLLGVSKKNIAWKSDQQHKFGSDVYPKNFQSGGLIGGAKLNSSIPLSQQVDLIVWMRTAALPTFRKLYGKIEVDLEANTELTVVIENNYNTYSFGGKKKLVLSTTSWIGGKNDFLGIAYITLGGLSLFLAISFLLIYIIKPRPLGDPTFLSWNRNPAGHFNFN from the exons ATGGACCCGAATGGTGGATCGAGCTCCGCAGGGGCCGCAGATGGAGCATCTGATCCCGCAGCTGCACGTAGGAGGCATTCCAAGAAACCTAAAT ATTCTAGGTTTACACAACAAGAGCTTCCTGCCTGCAAACCAATTTTAACACCTGGATGG GTCATTTCATCATTCATCTTTGTTGGCATTATCTTCATCCCTATTGGTCTTGCTTCCTTGTTTGCATCAGAACGT GTGGTAGAAATTGTACACCGCTATGACACGGACTGTGTTCCTGCAAGTTACCGCAATGACATGCTTGCATATATTCAAAGCAATGAAACTAACAAGACCTGTACCAGGACATTTCTT GTTCCAAAGCAAATGAAAAGTCctgtttatatatattatcagCTTGATAACTTCTACCAGAACCATCGCCG ATATGTGAAGAGTAGAAGTGACAAGCAATTGCGGAGCAGGGCAAGTGAGAATGACACAAGTTCCTGTGATCCTGAAGACGTCACAGCCAATAAATCTGCAATTGTCCCTTGTGGTCTCATTGCATGGAGTCTTTTCAATGACACATATGGGTTTTCTGTAAATAACACGTTGCTAGGGGTCAGCAAAAAGAATATAGCATGGAAAAGTGATCAGCAGCATAAATTTGGGTCTGATGTCTATCCTAAAAATTTTCAGAGTGGAGGCTTGATCGGGGGTGCAAAACTCAATTCAAGCATACCT TTGAGTCAACAAGTGGATCTTATTGTTTGGATGCGAACTGCAGCACTGCCAACTTTCAGAAAACTATATGGGAAGATAGAGGTGGACCTTGAAGCTAATACAGAGCTTACAGTTGTAATAGAGAACAATTATAACACCTATAGTTTTGGGGGTAAAAAGAAGCTGGTTCTTTCAACCACAAGTTGGATCGGTGGAAAAAATGATTTCCTAGGCATAGCATATATCACCCTCGGTGGACTGAGCTTATTCTTAGCAATAAGCTTTTTACTTATTTACATCATTAAACCAAG GCCGCTTGGGGATCCGACTTTCTTGTCATGGAACAGAAACCCAGCAGGACATTTCAATTTCAACTAG
- the LOC117912924 gene encoding protein REVEILLE 1-like has translation MTVEDQSGGSSRSNTFLSAGNLISLDAGTHSLTAAELKEQFSCRDDLAPKARKPYTITKQRERWTEEEHKKFLEALKLYGRAWRRIEEHVGTKTAVQIRSHAQKFFSKVVRETSGGNTNSAEPIEIPPPRPKRKPVHPYPRKLVHPLRKGISVLEPPVRSGSPNFSASEQENQSPTSVLSAVGSETLGSTLSNTQNGSPSPVSSAAGVNPDSMFLPELNPPTEENASPSPVLTTSSSVPDEPLPMKFELFPKEIFAKECSVEEASTRTLKLFGRTVLVTDSHRPSSPTTSKSQPSDINNEGMHVETLPWNSTPTESSPENSSFSWSHLQSQPSGAFYYMHFKKEDSNCVEAGTTAPLPWWTFYGGIPIPFLPLHHQDSIKAHEDTKFAETHDKEIQKEGSWTGSNTGSVNEGGNCDTNWDVETQSQQPYLDTMEKESDPAFELKLSERSAFSRGRTNTDKCVKGFMPYKRCLAERDTQSSMIIGSEREEQRIRLCL, from the exons ATGACTGTTGAG GATCAAAGTGGAGGTAGTAGTCGTTCAAATACCTTTCTATCAGCTGGTAATCTAATTTCATTGGATGCTGGGACACATTCTTTGACTGCTGCTGAGCTGAAGGAGCAATTTTCTTGCAGAGATGACCTGGCTCCCAAG GCTAGGAAACCATACACAATTACCAAGCAAAGAGAAAGATGGACTGAAGAAGAGCATAAGAAGTTTCTTGAAGCTTTAAAGCTGTATGGTCGGGCTTGGAGGCGTATAGAAG AGCATGTGGGCACCAAGACTGCAGTTCAGATTCGAAGCCATGCCCAGAAGTTTTTCTCTAAG GTGGTTCGGGAAACAAGTGGTGGCAACACAAACTCAGCAGAACCTATTGAGATTCCTCCTCCCAGACCAAAACGAAAACCTGTTCACCCTTATCCCCGTAAACTGGTGCACCCACTTAGAAAAGGAATCTCAGTTCTTGAGCCGCCAGTGAGATCTGGATCACCAAATTTTTCAGCTTCAGAACAAGAAAACCAGTCCCCCACATCAGTATTATCAGCAGTTGGTTCAGAGACACTGGGTTCCACACTTTCAAATACACAGAATGGTAGCCCATCTCCAGTTTCATCTGCGGCTGGTGTCAACCCAGATAGCATGTTTCTCCCTGAACTCAATCCACCAACCGAGGAAAATGCATCTCCATCCCCGGTCTTAACGACATCTAGCTCTGTTCCGGATGAACCTTTACCCATG AAGTTCGAGTTGTTTCCAAAGGAAATATTTGCTAAAGAATGTTCGGTCGAGGAAGCATCCACCCGAACTCTTAAGCTATTTGGGAGGACTGTATTAGTGACAGATTCCCACAGGCCATCTTCTCCAACAACCTCTAAGTCTCAGCCTTCAGACATTAATAATGAGGGAATGCATGTTGAAACATTACCATGGAACTCAACACCCACAGAATCTTCTCCCGAGAATTCAAGTTTTTCATGGAGTCATTTGCAATCTCAACCATCAGGGGCTTTCTATTACATGCATTTCAAGAAAGAGGATTCAAATTGTGTAGAAGCTGGTACCACTGCTCCCCTGCCATGGTGGACCTTTTATGGGGGCATACCAATTCCTTTCCTTCCGCTCCATCATCAGGACTCGATCAAAGCACATGAAGACACAAAATTTGCTGAAACTCATGATAAAGAGATTCAGAAGGAAGGATCTTGGACCGGGTCAAATACTGGATCAGTGAACGAGGGGGGCAATTGTGATACAAACTGGGATGTTGAAACCCAGAGCCAGCAACCTTATTTAGACACGATGGAAAAAGAATCAGACCCAGCTTTCGAGTTAAAGTTGAGCGAGAGATCAGCCTTCTCTAGAGGAAGAACAAACACGGACAAGTGTGTGAAGGGGTTTATGCCATATAAAAGATGTTTGGCAGAGAGAGACACCCAGTCATCAATGATAATTGGGAGCGAGAGGGAGGAGCAGAGGATCCGCCTTTGCTTGTAG